In Dehalococcoidia bacterium, the following proteins share a genomic window:
- a CDS encoding zinc ribbon domain-containing protein: protein MRNELKGEKDKAQRPGCPYCDEEVKNAKNPFCQPCGVTLPSCASCHEVVPKDATTCPYCGAKLK, encoded by the coding sequence ATGCGAAACGAACTGAAAGGGGAAAAGGACAAAGCGCAAAGGCCGGGATGTCCCTATTGCGATGAAGAAGTCAAAAACGCCAAAAACCCATTCTGCCAACCCTGCGGGGTGACTTTGCCGTCTTGCGCCAGTTGTCACGAGGTGGTGCCAAAAGATGCGACCACTTGTCCCTACTGCGGGGCCAAGCTGAAATAG
- a CDS encoding DsrE/DsrF/DrsH-like family protein has translation MAKKVTIIVFSGEMDKALAAFNIAIGSASSGMEVSMFFTFWGLNIIKKDEGPIKSKGIMRKMLNFMNRGGSKRAKLSKFHMMGAGTWMMKRLMKDVNFPQLEELVTMSHEMGVKFIACTTSMGMMGIGKEAFIPEVDTFAGVATYLADASEGQVNLFI, from the coding sequence ATGGCAAAAAAGGTTACAATTATTGTCTTCAGCGGGGAAATGGATAAGGCTCTGGCCGCTTTCAATATTGCGATCGGGTCTGCTTCTTCGGGGATGGAAGTCAGCATGTTCTTCACCTTCTGGGGGCTGAATATCATCAAAAAGGACGAAGGCCCTATCAAGAGCAAAGGGATCATGAGGAAGATGCTCAACTTCATGAATCGGGGCGGCTCAAAAAGGGCCAAGCTCTCCAAATTCCACATGATGGGCGCGGGCACGTGGATGATGAAACGCCTGATGAAAGACGTGAACTTTCCTCAGTTGGAGGAGCTGGTAACCATGTCCCATGAGATGGGAGTGAAGTTTATCGCCTGTACCACCTCGATGGGCATGATGGGAATCGGGAAAGAAGCCTTTATCCCCGAAGTGGATACCTTTGCCGGTGTGGCCACCTATCTGGCCGATGCCTCTGAGGGCCAGGTCAATCTCTTTATTTGA
- a CDS encoding cysteine desulfurase family protein: MRQVYLDNAAATPLLPEVLEAMLPYFSKIYGNPQSIHGWGDGARDAVEESRGKVADLIGGQPEEIIFTSSGTEANNLAIKGLAQAQQTKGKHILISSIEHFSVANAAKTMEKRGFEITHIPVDKHGLVDIDKLAAAIRNDTILVSIMHANGEVGTIQDIKRISQVVKKTGAVFHTDAVATAGTIPVNVADLGVDALSMAANPFYGPKGAGALWVRKGTRVIPLLDGGVQEGGRRGGTEDVPAIVGMGKAAELARRDMKSRIEHLSFLRDRLIKGLISGIDHVILTGHPQNRLPCNASFCVEFIEGESMLMMLSAKGVAVSSGSACTSRALKASHVLTAMGLPPEIAQGSLLFSMGLESTPEDIDYVLEVMPPIVERLRQMSPLYDKFLKEKKGG; the protein is encoded by the coding sequence ATGCGCCAGGTTTATCTAGATAATGCCGCCGCAACTCCGTTGCTTCCGGAAGTTCTGGAAGCCATGCTCCCCTACTTCAGCAAAATATACGGCAATCCTCAATCGATTCACGGATGGGGAGATGGTGCCAGAGACGCTGTGGAAGAATCCCGGGGGAAAGTCGCCGACTTGATCGGGGGCCAACCCGAGGAGATCATCTTCACCTCCAGCGGGACGGAAGCCAACAACCTCGCCATCAAGGGATTGGCTCAGGCCCAGCAAACCAAGGGCAAGCATATTCTCATATCCTCCATCGAGCACTTTTCGGTGGCCAATGCCGCCAAGACGATGGAGAAGCGCGGCTTTGAGATCACCCATATTCCGGTCGATAAACACGGCCTGGTGGATATCGATAAGCTGGCTGCTGCAATACGAAACGACACTATCCTCGTTTCCATCATGCACGCCAACGGAGAAGTAGGTACCATCCAGGATATCAAGAGAATATCGCAGGTGGTCAAGAAGACCGGTGCTGTATTTCACACGGACGCGGTAGCCACTGCCGGCACAATACCGGTGAACGTCGCCGACCTCGGAGTCGATGCCCTCAGCATGGCGGCAAACCCGTTTTACGGTCCCAAAGGGGCAGGCGCGTTATGGGTTCGCAAGGGCACGCGAGTAATCCCTTTGCTCGATGGCGGAGTCCAGGAAGGCGGGAGGAGGGGAGGAACAGAGGACGTCCCGGCCATCGTGGGTATGGGAAAGGCCGCGGAACTGGCAAGGAGAGACATGAAATCGCGCATTGAGCATCTCTCCTTTCTGCGCGACCGATTGATCAAGGGGCTTATATCGGGGATCGACCATGTTATTTTGACAGGGCATCCGCAAAACCGGCTTCCCTGCAATGCCAGCTTTTGCGTGGAATTCATCGAAGGGGAATCGATGCTGATGATGCTCTCAGCCAAGGGGGTTGCTGTCTCCAGTGGTTCGGCATGCACCTCAAGGGCGCTCAAAGCTTCGCATGTGCTGACGGCTATGGGGCTCCCTCCGGAAATTGCCCAGGGGTCTTTGCTGTTCAGTATGGGGTTGGAGAGTACGCCGGAAGATATCGACTACGTGCTCGAAGTGATGCCGCCGATAGTCGAGCGGCTTCGACAGATGTCGCCACTTTATGACAAGTTCCTCAAAGAAAAGAAGGGAGGATGA
- a CDS encoding desulfoferrodoxin FeS4 iron-binding domain-containing protein, with protein MAVKKEGEKYRCKICGNEVTVTKVGGGTLVCCGKNMELMQ; from the coding sequence ATGGCAGTCAAAAAAGAGGGCGAAAAGTATCGCTGCAAGATTTGCGGCAACGAGGTCACCGTAACGAAAGTGGGTGGGGGAACCCTGGTTTGTTGCGGTAAGAACATGGAGTTGATGCAATAG
- a CDS encoding iron-sulfur cluster assembly scaffold protein, whose amino-acid sequence MYSEKVMDHFSNPRNVGGIKDADGIGEEGNPVCGDMMTFYIKVDDKDRLSDVKFKTFGCGAAIAVSSMVSEMAKGKTIEEAQKITPELVAKELDGLPKNKFHCSNLGAQALNKAIDNYLVKQGRKEPSPEKHEHEEGESCETN is encoded by the coding sequence ATTTACAGCGAAAAGGTAATGGATCACTTTTCCAACCCTCGCAACGTGGGGGGGATCAAGGATGCCGATGGCATCGGCGAGGAGGGCAATCCGGTCTGCGGGGACATGATGACCTTCTATATCAAGGTCGATGACAAGGACCGCCTCAGCGATGTCAAGTTCAAAACCTTTGGCTGCGGGGCTGCCATTGCGGTTTCCAGCATGGTGAGCGAGATGGCCAAGGGCAAAACCATCGAGGAAGCGCAAAAGATCACGCCGGAACTGGTGGCTAAAGAGTTGGACGGGCTGCCCAAGAACAAGTTTCACTGTTCCAATCTCGGCGCTCAGGCGCTGAATAAAGCTATCGATAACTACCTGGTGAAACAGGGCAGAAAAGAGCCGTCGCCTGAAAAGCACGAGCATGAGGAGGGAGAATCATGCGAAACGAACTGA
- a CDS encoding sulfurtransferase TusA family protein, with translation MKADATLDCVGLYCPMPIAHTSKKMKDLKVGEVLEILADDEGIKSDMPAWCKTTGNQFVGMEEEKGQYKVYVKKTK, from the coding sequence ATGAAAGCAGATGCCACATTAGATTGCGTTGGACTTTACTGTCCCATGCCCATTGCCCACACATCCAAAAAGATGAAGGATCTGAAGGTGGGAGAAGTGCTGGAAATTCTGGCCGATGACGAGGGAATCAAATCGGATATGCCTGCCTGGTGCAAAACCACCGGGAACCAGTTTGTGGGAATGGAAGAGGAAAAAGGCCAGTATAAAGTGTACGTCAAGAAAACGAAGTAG
- a CDS encoding rubredoxin, giving the protein MDPKALYSLTYGLHVIGASNGKINNAQIINTLIQVTSQPLRVSICINKNNFTHELLKQSRAFSASILEQDTPLNYIGSLGFKSGRDGDKLAGLKWKKGQTGAPILTDYALSYLEVKVTGEQDIGTHTMFIGEVVAAEVIKEGEPLTYAYYQKVKKGTTPKTAPSYIEKKEEKAVKMDKYECGVCGYIYDPAAGDPESKIPPGTPFEKLPDNWVCPVCGAGKDEFKKVA; this is encoded by the coding sequence ATGGACCCAAAAGCTTTATACAGTCTGACCTATGGCCTCCATGTAATCGGAGCCAGCAACGGCAAGATCAACAACGCGCAGATCATCAATACGTTGATCCAGGTGACCTCGCAGCCATTGAGGGTTTCCATTTGCATCAACAAAAACAACTTCACCCATGAGCTGCTCAAGCAAAGCAGAGCTTTTTCGGCTTCCATTCTGGAGCAGGATACTCCGCTTAACTATATCGGCAGCCTGGGATTCAAATCGGGACGTGATGGGGACAAGCTCGCGGGGCTCAAATGGAAGAAAGGCCAGACCGGCGCGCCGATCCTCACGGACTATGCGTTATCCTATCTGGAGGTCAAGGTCACCGGGGAGCAAGATATCGGGACTCACACGATGTTCATTGGCGAGGTGGTGGCGGCAGAAGTAATCAAAGAGGGCGAACCTCTGACCTATGCCTATTATCAAAAGGTCAAGAAGGGCACAACTCCCAAGACTGCCCCATCCTATATCGAAAAGAAGGAGGAAAAGGCCGTGAAGATGGATAAGTACGAATGCGGTGTCTGCGGTTATATCTATGATCCGGCAGCAGGCGATCCAGAAAGCAAAATCCCGCCGGGCACTCCATTTGAGAAATTGCCCGATAACTGGGTTTGCCCGGTTTGCGGGGCAGGAAAGGACGAGTTCAAGAAAGTTGCCTAG
- a CDS encoding ferritin family protein encodes MEPLEMAIQMEIEGKEFYLKASEKAGDELGKELFARLAQEEDSHAAKAREISDFLKRGEKPMAIEESLDKGKKTKSIFAKAKKGLASRRKVASNEMEVIKLALNMEEKSRKFYEDNSGHAGSDFEKRFFTALEQEERGHYLSLVDYREYLIDTAGWFAKSEHISLDGG; translated from the coding sequence ATGGAACCGTTGGAAATGGCTATTCAAATGGAAATCGAGGGCAAGGAATTCTATCTCAAGGCCAGTGAAAAGGCAGGGGATGAACTGGGCAAGGAGCTTTTCGCACGGCTGGCTCAGGAGGAGGATTCCCACGCCGCCAAGGCGCGAGAGATCAGCGACTTCCTGAAGCGGGGCGAGAAGCCGATGGCAATAGAGGAATCTCTCGATAAGGGCAAGAAAACGAAATCCATTTTCGCCAAAGCCAAGAAGGGGCTTGCCTCCAGGCGCAAAGTCGCCTCGAATGAGATGGAAGTGATCAAGCTTGCCTTGAACATGGAAGAGAAGAGCCGCAAATTCTACGAAGATAACAGCGGTCATGCGGGGTCGGATTTTGAAAAAAGATTCTTCACCGCTCTGGAACAAGAGGAACGGGGGCATTATCTTTCTCTGGTGGACTATCGCGAGTATCTGATCGATACCGCCGGATGGTTTGCCAAGAGCGAACATATCAGCTTGGACGGAGGTTAG
- a CDS encoding ferritin family protein, which produces MSILFSGSEIIDVAVGIENNGAAFYETLAKLDGEVAAQSVYKGLAAMERQHGQIFEGLRSVLGGYDPKASYAEEFDRYLKALVDSAIFRDDKTARQMAEKVTSDAAAIQIAIGAEKDSILFYSEMRRIVPKSTFKLLDRIINEERGHLRELSELNGKLADRQG; this is translated from the coding sequence ATGAGCATCCTTTTTTCCGGTTCTGAGATTATAGACGTTGCCGTTGGTATCGAGAACAACGGCGCTGCATTCTATGAAACGCTGGCGAAATTGGATGGAGAGGTAGCAGCTCAGAGCGTGTACAAGGGTCTGGCTGCGATGGAGAGGCAGCATGGCCAGATATTTGAGGGATTACGCTCAGTACTGGGCGGCTATGACCCAAAAGCTTCTTATGCCGAGGAATTCGATAGATATCTCAAAGCCCTGGTTGATTCCGCGATTTTTAGAGACGACAAAACCGCCCGGCAAATGGCAGAGAAAGTCACCAGCGATGCTGCGGCCATTCAGATTGCCATAGGGGCGGAGAAGGACTCCATACTTTTCTATTCGGAGATGCGCCGGATTGTCCCGAAGTCTACATTCAAGCTGCTGGATAGGATCATTAATGAAGAGAGGGGGCATTTACGAGAGCTCTCCGAGCTCAACGGGAAGCTTGCTGATCGTCAGGGGTAG
- a CDS encoding SufD family Fe-S cluster assembly protein, translating to MKTQSSRDLAEKAIGKAAALGPDIDLSKYTGKSDEHDYHKDPSQMTPEEKAIMMKVGVVLDDLSQRTGTFIQQDQKPVHFSTVQEGVEVMSISEAFKKHAWLGDYWWKAVKVDADKYTAHVELNETDGYFIRTLPGVKTSFPVQACLYLGHKQLAQRVHNVVIAEEGSELHIITGCTTHPMSAGLHLGVSEFYIKKGAKITFTMIHNWAPEVEVRPRSVAIIEDDGIFLNNYVSMKPVHSMQMYPTAHCVGQNSIVRFNSVLVAPEGSHIDVGSRAILDGKGARAEIVSRTITTGGTIIARGDIQANVPDVKGHLECRGLILGEKGVIHAIPELIGRVAGVDLSHEAAVGKIAEEEVEYLMARGLTRDKATAMIVRGFLKVDIEGLPPELEAELKRAIEESEEELF from the coding sequence ATGAAGACTCAAAGCAGCCGCGATCTGGCGGAAAAAGCCATCGGCAAAGCCGCCGCACTCGGGCCCGATATCGATCTGAGCAAGTATACCGGCAAGAGCGACGAACACGATTACCATAAAGACCCTTCACAAATGACCCCGGAAGAAAAGGCCATCATGATGAAGGTAGGGGTGGTTCTGGATGACCTGAGCCAGCGCACGGGAACCTTCATTCAGCAGGATCAGAAACCGGTACATTTTTCCACGGTCCAGGAAGGTGTGGAGGTGATGAGCATTTCCGAGGCCTTCAAAAAGCACGCCTGGCTGGGGGATTACTGGTGGAAGGCGGTGAAGGTCGATGCGGACAAGTACACGGCGCACGTGGAGCTGAACGAAACCGATGGGTATTTCATTCGGACGTTGCCCGGCGTCAAGACCAGCTTCCCGGTTCAGGCCTGTCTTTACCTGGGGCACAAGCAACTGGCCCAGCGGGTTCATAACGTGGTCATCGCCGAAGAGGGCTCTGAGCTTCATATCATCACCGGATGCACCACTCATCCGATGTCGGCAGGGTTGCATCTTGGGGTGTCTGAGTTTTATATCAAGAAAGGGGCCAAAATCACCTTCACCATGATTCACAACTGGGCTCCTGAGGTGGAAGTCCGTCCCCGCAGTGTGGCCATTATTGAAGATGACGGTATTTTTCTGAACAACTACGTATCCATGAAGCCCGTGCATTCAATGCAGATGTATCCCACGGCGCATTGCGTGGGCCAGAACTCTATTGTCCGATTCAATAGCGTGCTGGTGGCTCCCGAGGGTTCGCATATCGATGTGGGATCGCGGGCAATTCTGGACGGCAAAGGAGCCCGCGCTGAAATCGTCTCCCGGACGATCACCACCGGCGGCACCATCATTGCCAGGGGCGATATTCAGGCAAACGTGCCAGACGTCAAGGGGCATTTGGAATGCCGGGGATTGATCCTTGGAGAGAAAGGCGTGATTCATGCCATCCCGGAACTGATTGGACGCGTGGCCGGAGTCGATCTTTCGCACGAGGCCGCCGTGGGGAAGATTGCTGAGGAAGAGGTGGAATACCTGATGGCGCGCGGGCTCACTCGCGATAAAGCTACGGCTATGATCGTGAGGGGATTTTTGAAAGTGGATATCGAAGGACTGCCGCCTGAGCTTGAGGCAGAGCTGAAACGAGCGATCGAAGAGAGCGAGGAAGAGCTATTCTGA
- a CDS encoding YkgJ family cysteine cluster protein gives MSKEGTLPYRDNCSYKPADPHIPCFQCGTCCSLYRVKLSLEEAMHIAEELGISSDEFLEQYVEAFPYVIDSFCLRQSDGACVFLKPVEGTRLKACSIHPFKPAACREWTSGLHRRGCRDGLIKFWGLRVTASGEIQGPPEKLRDFQSFLQPQGRKQAPI, from the coding sequence ATGTCCAAAGAAGGAACTCTACCGTATAGGGACAACTGCTCCTACAAACCGGCAGATCCGCATATCCCATGTTTCCAATGTGGTACTTGCTGCAGTCTGTATCGGGTGAAATTGAGTCTGGAGGAGGCCATGCACATCGCCGAGGAGTTGGGCATCAGCTCGGATGAGTTTCTGGAGCAATACGTTGAGGCGTTCCCATATGTGATTGACAGCTTCTGCCTTCGCCAGTCTGATGGAGCCTGTGTTTTCCTCAAGCCAGTGGAAGGCACTCGTTTGAAAGCTTGCTCGATTCATCCTTTCAAGCCCGCCGCCTGCCGGGAATGGACATCCGGCCTCCACCGGCGAGGCTGCCGGGATGGTCTGATTAAGTTCTGGGGATTGAGGGTAACTGCATCCGGTGAGATTCAGGGACCTCCGGAAAAGTTACGGGATTTTCAATCCTTTCTCCAACCACAAGGCCGGAAACAGGCTCCCATCTGA
- a CDS encoding ABC transporter ATP-binding protein, which translates to MLKIQHLAVAIGDKEILRDVNIAIGAGETQALFGPNGSGKTTLLMAIMGFPRYKITRGKIIFKGQDITHTSLDERARMGIGMSFQRPPVVRGVKTRDLVVASSGGKADDLAIDSLAQRLNVVELMDREINYGFSGGEIKRSELMQLLAQAPDLVLLDEPESGVDLVNMALIGQMTNELLQKDLHRSRTRSGLIITHTGHILDYVHAGKGYVMIDGRVISDGESVEILKCIKEKGFEECRVCQR; encoded by the coding sequence ATGTTGAAAATACAACACCTGGCTGTGGCCATAGGGGATAAGGAAATCCTGCGCGACGTCAACATCGCTATCGGAGCAGGCGAAACGCAAGCCCTTTTTGGGCCTAACGGCAGCGGCAAGACAACGCTGCTCATGGCGATTATGGGCTTTCCTCGCTACAAGATAACGCGCGGGAAGATTATCTTCAAAGGGCAAGATATCACTCACACATCACTTGATGAGAGGGCCCGCATGGGAATCGGCATGTCTTTCCAGCGCCCGCCGGTGGTGAGAGGAGTGAAAACCCGGGACTTAGTGGTGGCTTCTTCAGGAGGGAAAGCCGATGATCTGGCCATCGACTCTCTGGCCCAACGACTGAATGTGGTCGAACTCATGGACCGAGAGATCAACTATGGTTTTTCCGGAGGTGAGATCAAGAGGTCGGAACTGATGCAGCTTCTGGCACAGGCACCCGATCTGGTGCTTCTGGATGAACCCGAATCGGGAGTGGACCTGGTCAATATGGCGCTGATCGGTCAGATGACCAATGAATTGCTCCAGAAGGATTTGCACCGTTCCCGCACTCGCTCCGGACTGATCATCACCCATACCGGGCACATCCTAGATTATGTCCATGCCGGGAAAGGGTATGTGATGATCGATGGCCGGGTGATCTCCGATGGCGAGTCGGTAGAAATCCTGAAGTGCATCAAGGAAAAAGGGTTTGAGGAGTGCCGCGTATGTCAGAGATGA
- a CDS encoding rubrerythrin family protein, producing MHHLKGSKTEQNLLASFAGESQARNRYTYFASEAKKAGFEQIAAIFLETADNEKEHAKRFFQFLKGGEVQITASYPAGVIGDTAANLFAAAEGEHLEWTKLYKEAEKVAREEGFKEIADLFKEIGEVEEEHEKRYRKLLANVKEGKVFKKDKVVKWHCRNCGYIHEGAEAPTECPACAHPQAYYELWCESY from the coding sequence ATGCATCATCTGAAAGGAAGCAAGACAGAACAGAATCTACTGGCATCGTTTGCCGGAGAATCGCAGGCGAGGAATCGCTACACCTACTTTGCCTCCGAGGCAAAAAAGGCCGGGTTTGAACAAATCGCGGCGATATTCCTAGAGACTGCCGATAACGAAAAGGAGCACGCCAAGAGATTCTTTCAGTTCCTGAAGGGCGGAGAGGTTCAGATCACCGCCAGCTACCCTGCGGGGGTCATCGGTGACACCGCAGCCAATCTTTTTGCCGCAGCAGAGGGTGAGCACCTGGAGTGGACCAAGCTTTACAAGGAAGCGGAAAAGGTGGCGCGCGAGGAAGGGTTCAAGGAAATCGCCGATCTGTTCAAGGAGATCGGGGAGGTTGAGGAAGAGCACGAAAAGCGATACCGCAAACTGCTGGCCAACGTCAAGGAAGGCAAGGTCTTCAAGAAGGACAAGGTGGTTAAGTGGCATTGCCGCAACTGTGGCTATATCCACGAAGGCGCCGAGGCTCCAACTGAATGTCCGGCCTGTGCTCATCCGCAGGCATACTATGAACTCTGGTGTGAGTCTTATTAG